A single region of the Brachypodium distachyon strain Bd21 chromosome 3, Brachypodium_distachyon_v3.0, whole genome shotgun sequence genome encodes:
- the LOC100839924 gene encoding pentatricopeptide repeat-containing protein At5g12100, mitochondrial isoform X2 → MSRFLLRRFLCSSPIPAAGADFVGELASLLAAGRFHASVDVAKSLLISSQPPAASVPDLYHALASAAAASPGDPQAPSFLCDAASALVVASARLRLPDGALRLLSLLADARAPLPSLSSCNLLLESLLSLGRHADVRGAFELLVAARARPDTFTWNKAVQACVVAGDLDEAVGMLRRMGCDGAPAPNAFSYNVVIAGLWKAGTDCDAVKLFDEMPEKAVVPNHITYNTMIDGHIKKGDLESGFRLWSQMLRHGLKPNVITYNVLLSGLCRAGRMGETAAVLDEMASRKMVPDGFTYSILFDGHSRTGDSQTMLSLFEESVKKGVKIGAYTCSILLNGLCKDGKISKAEEIGDLEGAFSIFQQMKSRLIRPDHITYNALINGLGKVERITEAHDLVIEMEKNGVNPSVETFNTLIDAYGRAGQLEKCFIILSDMQEKGLKPNVVSYGSIVNAFCKNGKILEAVAILDDMFIKDVLPGAQVYNAIIDAYIECGSTDQAFMLAEKMKSSGVPPSIVTYNLLIKGLCKQSQISEAEELLDSLRNYGLAPDVISYNTLISACCYRSNTDRALELEKEMWKCGIKPSPRTYRMLFSSLGGAGRVHEMENLYQQMLDKDVVPCSGIYNIMVDAYAKCGEESKVEALRKEMSDKGIAVGDYTSMTNCE, encoded by the exons ATGTCTCGCTTCCTCCTGCGCCGTTTCCTCTGCTCCTCCcccatccccgccgccggcgcagaTTTCGTCGGCGAgctcgcctccctcctcgccgccggccgcttcCACGCCTCCGTCGACGTTGCCAAATCACTCCTCATCTCCTCccagccgcccgccgcctccgtcccCGACCTCTACCAcgccctcgcctccgccgctgccgcctccccGGGCGACCCGCAGGCCCCCTCCTTCCTCTGCGACGCGGCCTCCGCGCTCGTCGTTGCCTCCGCGCGGCTCCGCCTCCCCGACGGCGCGCTCCGGCTGCTAtccctcctcgccgacgcccgCGCACCGCTGCCGTCCCTCTCCTCCTGCAACCTGCTCCTCGagtctctcctctccctcggcCGCCACGCTGACGTGCGCGGCGCGTTCGAGCTCCTAGTCGCCGCCAGGGCGCGCCCGGACACCTTCACATGGAACAAGGCCGTCCAGGCGTGCGTCGTGGCAGGTGACCTCGACGAGGCCGTCGGGATGCTCCGTCGGATGGGCTGCGATGGCGCGCCGGCCCCAAACGCGTTCTCATACAATGTGGTCATCGCTGGACTTTGGAAGGCAGGGACAGATTGTGACGCCGTTAAgctgtttgatgaaatgccGGAGAAGGCTGTAGTGCCAAATCATATCACCTACAATACAATGATTGATGGACACATCAAGAAAGGAGACCTGGAGTCTGGTTTCAGGCTCTGGAGTCAGATGTTGCGTCATGGCCTGAAGCCCAATGTGATCACATATAATGTGCTCCTGTCAGGGTTGTGCCGTGCTGGCAGGATGGGTGAAACAGCGGCTGTGTTGGATGAAATGGCATCACGGAAGATGGTCCCGGATGGTTTCACATACAGCATTTTGTTTGATGGCCATTCCAGAACTGGAGACTCTCAGACCATGCTTTCATTGTTTGAGGAGTCTGTGAAGAAGGGTGTGAAGATTGGGGCTTACACTTGTAGTATCTTGCTAAATGGTCTTTGCAAGGATGGTAAGATTTCAAAGGCGGAAGAG ATTGGAGACCTTGAAGGGGCCTTCTCGATCTTTCAGCAGATGAAGTCACGCCTCATTAGGCCTGATCACATCACTTATAATGCGCTAATAAATGGTTTGGGTAAGGTAGAAAGGATCACGGAAGCACATGATTTGGTCATAGAGATGGAGAAGAATGGAGTGAATCCTAGCGTGGAAACTTTCAATACACTCATTGATGCCTATGGAAGGGCTGGGCAACTTGAAAAATGTTTCATTATACTTTCTGATATGCAAGAGAAGGGGTTAAAGCCAAATGTTGTCTCCTATGGTTCAATTGTCAATGCTTTTTGCAAGAACGGAAAAATTCTGGAAGCAGTAGCTATTTTGGATGACATGTTCATTAAAGATGTTTTACCAGGTGCGCAGGTGTACAACGCTATCATAGATGCATATATAGAGTGTGGTTCCACTGATCAGGCCTTTATGTTAGCTGAGAAGATGAAGAGTAGCGGGGTACCTCCAAGTATAGTTACCTACAATTTGCTTATAAAAGGTCTTTGCAAGCAGTCTCAGATATCTGAAGCAGAGGAACTACTTGACAGCTTAAGAAATTATGGGTTAGCTCCTGATGTTATCAGCTATAATACTCTAATATCGGCATGCTGCTACAGGAGCAACACTGATAGAGCTTTGGAGCTTGAGAAAGAAATGTGGAAATGTGGCATCAAACCATCACCGAGAACTTATCGGATGCTCTTTAGTTCATTGGGCGGTGCAGGGAGAGTACATGAAATGGAAAATCTGTATCAACAAATGTTAGACAAGGATGTTGTTCCTTGCAGTGGCATATATAATATCATGGTTGATGCCTATGCAAAATGTGGAGAGGAATCTAAGGTTGAAGCTCTGAGGAAGGAGATGTCAGATAAAGGAATAGCCGTTGGTGATTACACATCCATGACTAACTGTGAGTAG
- the LOC100839924 gene encoding pentatricopeptide repeat-containing protein At5g12100, mitochondrial isoform X1, translating to MSRFLLRRFLCSSPIPAAGADFVGELASLLAAGRFHASVDVAKSLLISSQPPAASVPDLYHALASAAAASPGDPQAPSFLCDAASALVVASARLRLPDGALRLLSLLADARAPLPSLSSCNLLLESLLSLGRHADVRGAFELLVAARARPDTFTWNKAVQACVVAGDLDEAVGMLRRMGCDGAPAPNAFSYNVVIAGLWKAGTDCDAVKLFDEMPEKAVVPNHITYNTMIDGHIKKGDLESGFRLWSQMLRHGLKPNVITYNVLLSGLCRAGRMGETAAVLDEMASRKMVPDGFTYSILFDGHSRTGDSQTMLSLFEESVKKGVKIGAYTCSILLNGLCKDGKISKAEEVLQTLVNSGLLQTTVIYNTLINGYCQIGDLEGAFSIFQQMKSRLIRPDHITYNALINGLGKVERITEAHDLVIEMEKNGVNPSVETFNTLIDAYGRAGQLEKCFIILSDMQEKGLKPNVVSYGSIVNAFCKNGKILEAVAILDDMFIKDVLPGAQVYNAIIDAYIECGSTDQAFMLAEKMKSSGVPPSIVTYNLLIKGLCKQSQISEAEELLDSLRNYGLAPDVISYNTLISACCYRSNTDRALELEKEMWKCGIKPSPRTYRMLFSSLGGAGRVHEMENLYQQMLDKDVVPCSGIYNIMVDAYAKCGEESKVEALRKEMSDKGIAVGDYTSMTNCE from the coding sequence ATGTCTCGCTTCCTCCTGCGCCGTTTCCTCTGCTCCTCCcccatccccgccgccggcgcagaTTTCGTCGGCGAgctcgcctccctcctcgccgccggccgcttcCACGCCTCCGTCGACGTTGCCAAATCACTCCTCATCTCCTCccagccgcccgccgcctccgtcccCGACCTCTACCAcgccctcgcctccgccgctgccgcctccccGGGCGACCCGCAGGCCCCCTCCTTCCTCTGCGACGCGGCCTCCGCGCTCGTCGTTGCCTCCGCGCGGCTCCGCCTCCCCGACGGCGCGCTCCGGCTGCTAtccctcctcgccgacgcccgCGCACCGCTGCCGTCCCTCTCCTCCTGCAACCTGCTCCTCGagtctctcctctccctcggcCGCCACGCTGACGTGCGCGGCGCGTTCGAGCTCCTAGTCGCCGCCAGGGCGCGCCCGGACACCTTCACATGGAACAAGGCCGTCCAGGCGTGCGTCGTGGCAGGTGACCTCGACGAGGCCGTCGGGATGCTCCGTCGGATGGGCTGCGATGGCGCGCCGGCCCCAAACGCGTTCTCATACAATGTGGTCATCGCTGGACTTTGGAAGGCAGGGACAGATTGTGACGCCGTTAAgctgtttgatgaaatgccGGAGAAGGCTGTAGTGCCAAATCATATCACCTACAATACAATGATTGATGGACACATCAAGAAAGGAGACCTGGAGTCTGGTTTCAGGCTCTGGAGTCAGATGTTGCGTCATGGCCTGAAGCCCAATGTGATCACATATAATGTGCTCCTGTCAGGGTTGTGCCGTGCTGGCAGGATGGGTGAAACAGCGGCTGTGTTGGATGAAATGGCATCACGGAAGATGGTCCCGGATGGTTTCACATACAGCATTTTGTTTGATGGCCATTCCAGAACTGGAGACTCTCAGACCATGCTTTCATTGTTTGAGGAGTCTGTGAAGAAGGGTGTGAAGATTGGGGCTTACACTTGTAGTATCTTGCTAAATGGTCTTTGCAAGGATGGTAAGATTTCAAAGGCGGAAGAGGTACTGCAGACGTTGGTAAATTCTGGATTGCTCCAAACAACGGTTATTTACAACACTCTAATCAATGGCTATTGTCAGATTGGAGACCTTGAAGGGGCCTTCTCGATCTTTCAGCAGATGAAGTCACGCCTCATTAGGCCTGATCACATCACTTATAATGCGCTAATAAATGGTTTGGGTAAGGTAGAAAGGATCACGGAAGCACATGATTTGGTCATAGAGATGGAGAAGAATGGAGTGAATCCTAGCGTGGAAACTTTCAATACACTCATTGATGCCTATGGAAGGGCTGGGCAACTTGAAAAATGTTTCATTATACTTTCTGATATGCAAGAGAAGGGGTTAAAGCCAAATGTTGTCTCCTATGGTTCAATTGTCAATGCTTTTTGCAAGAACGGAAAAATTCTGGAAGCAGTAGCTATTTTGGATGACATGTTCATTAAAGATGTTTTACCAGGTGCGCAGGTGTACAACGCTATCATAGATGCATATATAGAGTGTGGTTCCACTGATCAGGCCTTTATGTTAGCTGAGAAGATGAAGAGTAGCGGGGTACCTCCAAGTATAGTTACCTACAATTTGCTTATAAAAGGTCTTTGCAAGCAGTCTCAGATATCTGAAGCAGAGGAACTACTTGACAGCTTAAGAAATTATGGGTTAGCTCCTGATGTTATCAGCTATAATACTCTAATATCGGCATGCTGCTACAGGAGCAACACTGATAGAGCTTTGGAGCTTGAGAAAGAAATGTGGAAATGTGGCATCAAACCATCACCGAGAACTTATCGGATGCTCTTTAGTTCATTGGGCGGTGCAGGGAGAGTACATGAAATGGAAAATCTGTATCAACAAATGTTAGACAAGGATGTTGTTCCTTGCAGTGGCATATATAATATCATGGTTGATGCCTATGCAAAATGTGGAGAGGAATCTAAGGTTGAAGCTCTGAGGAAGGAGATGTCAGATAAAGGAATAGCCGTTGGTGATTACACATCCATGACTAACTGTGAGTAG
- the LOC100840535 gene encoding LOB domain-containing protein 20: protein MTSPSSAASSLHITITSNPSSSTITNNTNANNPKPHHHHLPSHSTARPGPNNNNPGGGGGGGGGGSSSTNQACAACKYQRRKCNPDCPLAPYFPADQQRRFLNAHRLFGVSNILKTLRRIKPELCDAAMNALIYQAEMRAIDPVGGCYRIILDLENTFELESAELAALLHHLELCRQAAAAAASGVPPPDVMDAADLDLEVTSSNHHQPSLAMDAVVDIDTLYVGQEAIRDDNNADHGNNNNSPHAQDHGEQQHQQQQQLYDYFYYETKNNGAGAAEDASSNKPGSVDINVDVMQHFDYDSGCDAVDDHSYKLAVELAPMMSSGGLAGQHHQLEEEHYGQIDHKEYEMKVASFVDAFDVNADIAASVKEEIDQEEDANYNMALAEESQLAESSHCRLGLGFSSL from the coding sequence atgacctccccctcctccgccgcctcctccctccatATTACCATCACCAGCaacccttcctcctccaccatcaCCAACAACACCAACGCCAACAACCCCAAGCCTCACCACCATCATCTTCCCAGCCACAGCACCGCGCGCCCGGgccccaacaacaacaacccaggcggtggcggcggcggcggaggcggtggatcGTCGTCGACGAACCAGGCCTGCGCGGCGTGCAAGTACCAACGGCGCAAGTGCAACCCGGACTGCCCGCTGGCGCCATACTTCCCGGCGGACCAGCAGCGCCGCTTCCTCAACGCGCACCGTCTCTTCGGCGTCAGCAACATCCTCAAGACGCTCCGCCGGATCAAGCCGGAGCTCTGCGACGCCGCCATGAACGCGCTCATCTACCAGGCCGAGATGCGCGCGATCGACCCCGTCGGCGGCTGCTACCGCATCATCCTCGATCTGGAGAACACCTTCGAGCTCGAGTccgccgagctcgccgccctgctccaccacctcgaactctgccgccaggccgccgccgccgcggcctccggcGTGCCGCCTCCTGACGTCATggacgccgccgacctcgATCTCGAGGTCACGTCCTCCAACCACCACCAGCCCAGCCTCGCAATGGACGCCGTCGTCGACATCGACACGCTCTACGTCGGCCAAGAAGCCATACGTGACGACAACAATGCCGATcacggcaacaacaacaacagcccGCATGCGCAAGATCACGGCGaacagcagcaccagcaacaacaacagctgTACGACTATTTCTACTACGAGACGAAGAATAAcggcgccggggccgccgAAGACGCCAGCAGCAACAAGCCGGGCAGCGTCGACATCAACGTCGACGTCATGCAGCATTTCGATTACGACTCCGGTTGTGACGCCGTTGATGATCATTCCTACAAGCTGGCGGTGGAACTGGCGCCGATGATGTCCTCAGGTGGCCTTGCAGGGCAGCATCATCAGCTCGAGGAGGAGCACTACGGCCAGATTGACCACAAGGAGTACGAGATGAAGGTGGCGTCCTTCGTCGACGCGTTCGACGTCAACGCCGACATCGCCGCCAGTGTCAAGGAGGAGATTGATCAGGAGGAGGATGCTAACTATAACATGGCACTGGCTGAAGAATCGCAATTAGCTGAGTCCTCACATTGCAGACTAGGCTTAGGATTTTCTTCTCtctaa
- the LOC100840229 gene encoding uncharacterized protein LOC100840229, which produces MAAEFGGWWPMSPWLSPGAAWFIFFNVVVGAIAVMSRAHVHDAPPAGNRRRLSRTASTLVLDSLRSISLFSFPSGAAGGGDDSVPYYSPPAPLHQDPRCAFQEPEAHEATSCRVAPPKLREREPAPASAPAAAECKEEDAESISLDEAYALARARREPAAAAANNTVAKEEVPRKKRGPVMKLEEVKGRYGCGRGVLEEVEGKAEVNARAEQFIRQFREELKLERINSILNYTRALRRAGATVAAGAATNRLV; this is translated from the coding sequence ATGGCGGCGGAGTTTGGTGGGTGGTGGCCGATGTCGCCGTGGCTGAGCCCGGGCGCCGCGTGGTTCATCTTCTTCAACGTCGTCGTGGGCGCCATCGCGGTCATGTCCCGTGCCCACGTCCAcgacgcgccgccggccggcaaCCGCCGCAGGCTCTCTCGCACGGCATCCACCCTCGTCCTCGACAGCCTCCGCTCCATCTCCCTATTCTCGTTCCcctccggcgccgcgggcggcggcgacgacagcGTCCCGTACTactccccgccggcgccgctgcatCAGGACCCGCGCTGCGCGTTCCAAGAACCAGAGGCGCATGAGGCGACAAGCTGCCGGGTGGCGCCGCCGAAGCTCCGCGAGCGCGAGCCGGCGCCAGCAAGCgcgcctgccgcggcagagtgTAAGGAGGAAGACGCGGAGTCCATCAGCTTGGACGAGGCGTACGCGCTGGCACGGGCAAGGCGGGAACCAGCAGCTGCCGCGGCCAATAATACGGTGGCGAAGGAGGAGGTGCCAAGGAAGAAAAGGGGGCCGGTAATGAAGCTGGAGGAGGTCAAGGGGCGATACGGATGCGGGCGGGGAGTTTTGGAGGAGGTGGAAGGGAAGGCGGAGGTGAACGCGCGGGCAGAGCAGTTCATCCGGCAGTTCCGGGAGGAGCTCAAGCTGGAGCGGATCAACTCCATCCTCAACTACACCCGCGCGCTCCGACGCGCCGGCGCCACGGTGGCGGCCGGGGCAGCGACAAACCGTCTCGTTTGA
- the LOC100830537 gene encoding heavy metal-associated isoprenylated plant protein 23: protein MGGTLRFLSDVLLGLGGGTGEGRHKKRRQFYTVELKVRMDCDGCERKVRNALATMRGVQTVEINRKQQKVTVQGFVEPQRVLRRALSTGKRAELWPYVPYTNPYMAPPVYDKRAPAGHVRKTDAAVMPASAAQEERLATLFSDDNPNACSLM from the exons ATGGGAGGCACCCTGCGGTTCCTGTCGGACGTGCTGCTGGGGCTGGGCGGAGGCACCGGCGAGGGGCGGCACAAGAAGCGGCGGCAGTTCTACACGGTGGAGCTCAAGGTCCGGATGGACTGCGACGGCTGCGAGCGCAAGGTCCGGAACGCCCTCGCAACCATGAGAG GAGTTCAGACGGTGGAGATCAACCGAAAGCAGCAGAAGGTGACGGTGCAGGGGTTCGTGGAGCCGCAGCGGGTGCTGCGGCGGGCGCTGTCGACGGGGAAGCGGGCCGAGCTGTGGCCCTACGTGCCTTACACCAACCCTTACATGGCGCCGCCGGTGTACGACAAGCGGGCCCccgccggccacgtccgcaagacggacgccgccgtcatgccggcctccgccgcccagGAGGAGCGCCTCGCCACGCTCTTCAGCGACGACAACCCCAACGCCTGCTCCCTCATGTAG